Proteins co-encoded in one Paracoccus aestuarii genomic window:
- a CDS encoding undecaprenyl-diphosphate phosphatase, translating into MEPNTIVAAVLGIVEGLTEFIPVSSTGHLLLMGHFLGFESPGRSFEVLIQLGALLAILGVYAARITQVARDAPHDPAARRFIAAILVAFLPAAVIGVLAHGFIKTVLFETPMLIAVMLILGGFILLWVDRRAVAPVYARAEDFPLPMALKVGFIQCLAMIPGVSRSGATIVGALMLGADKRSAAEFSFFLAMPTMLGAFAYDLFKNRDVLDGAAIGNIAIGFVFALITGVVVVRWLLGYVSRRGYALFAWWRIIVGTLALLALSAGM; encoded by the coding sequence ATGGAACCCAATACGATCGTTGCTGCGGTCCTCGGCATCGTCGAGGGCCTGACCGAATTCATCCCCGTGTCATCCACGGGGCACCTGCTGCTGATGGGGCATTTCCTGGGCTTCGAATCGCCCGGCCGGTCCTTCGAGGTGCTGATCCAGCTGGGCGCACTGCTGGCCATTCTGGGCGTCTATGCGGCGCGGATCACCCAGGTCGCGCGCGATGCGCCCCATGACCCGGCGGCGCGGCGCTTCATTGCCGCGATCCTGGTGGCCTTTCTGCCCGCGGCCGTAATCGGCGTGCTGGCGCATGGATTCATCAAGACCGTCCTTTTCGAGACGCCGATGCTGATCGCCGTCATGCTGATCCTGGGCGGCTTCATCCTGCTCTGGGTGGACCGGCGCGCCGTCGCCCCCGTCTATGCCCGGGCCGAGGATTTCCCCCTGCCCATGGCGCTGAAGGTGGGCTTCATCCAGTGCCTGGCGATGATTCCCGGCGTGTCGCGGTCGGGGGCCACCATCGTGGGGGCGCTGATGCTGGGCGCCGACAAGCGGTCGGCGGCGGAATTCTCGTTCTTTCTGGCGATGCCCACGATGCTGGGGGCGTTTGCCTATGACCTGTTCAAGAATCGCGACGTGCTGGACGGGGCGGCCATCGGCAACATCGCCATCGGCTTCGTCTTCGCGCTGATCACCGGGGTCGTCGTGGTGCGCTGGCTGCTGGGCTATGTCTCGCGCCGGGGCTATGCGCTGTTCGCTTGGTGGCGGATCATCGTCGGAACCCTTGCCCTGCTGGCGCTTTCCGCAGGTATGTAA